The Terriglobales bacterium genome contains a region encoding:
- a CDS encoding sigma-70 family RNA polymerase sigma factor translates to MSSATSAKDHSQVTDSMLISRIRAGDQDALAVLHDRYAQVVYSVALRVLGDTAQAEDILQEIFLQLWRKPETFDSNRGSLGAWLAVIARHRAIDQLRRRRPESDIDDVVISIDSDLEQTADRNRAIARIRSAVEQLPLEQRRALELAFFHGLTHSEVAAKTGEPLGTIKTRIRAALAALRKGLAA, encoded by the coding sequence ATGAGCTCGGCCACGAGCGCCAAAGACCACTCCCAGGTGACGGATTCCATGCTGATCTCCCGCATCCGCGCCGGCGACCAAGACGCGCTTGCCGTGCTGCATGACCGTTACGCGCAGGTGGTGTATTCGGTGGCGCTGCGCGTGCTGGGCGATACTGCGCAGGCCGAAGACATCCTGCAGGAAATCTTTCTGCAACTTTGGAGGAAGCCGGAGACGTTCGATTCAAATCGCGGCAGTCTCGGCGCCTGGCTCGCTGTAATCGCACGGCATCGTGCAATCGACCAGTTGCGTAGGAGGCGTCCGGAGTCGGATATCGACGACGTAGTCATTTCCATCGATTCCGATTTGGAACAGACGGCGGACCGCAATCGGGCGATTGCCAGAATCCGCAGCGCAGTCGAGCAGTTGCCGCTTGAACAACGCCGAGCGCTGGAGCTTGCTTTCTTTCATGGCCTCACGCATTCCGAAGTTGCGGCCAAAACAGGCGAGCCGCTGGGAACAATCAAGACGCGCATTCGAGCAGCTCTGGCAGCGCTCAGAAAGGGGCTCGCGGCATGA
- a CDS encoding S1/P1 nuclease: MKLKALCCSFVLLLVSASSTPAHAWGCEGHQIVALIAMKHLQPQVAGQVNAILATAPVNSALRRYCRNLGLPPIADAATWADDYRAEQPDTGPLHYVNIPLNVTRDKYDVSQMCQSGCVIDAINKYVQQLKTSKDAAARGDALRFVIHLVGDIHQPLHDEDNSDEGGNCVPVAFEDEAPRLTSPQREDYFPNLHSVWDTGLLESLLDDHDMTVEEFADFIDIRYHSRAPRWNVGQPIDWAWEGHDAAVTAYRALPAFIPREPGNKVSSCADNHIGKRMADLHIDLGARYDDVSHPIVEEQLAKAGVRLATLLNSALGSGR, translated from the coding sequence ATGAAATTGAAAGCCCTGTGTTGCTCGTTCGTTCTTCTACTCGTCTCAGCATCTTCGACGCCGGCTCATGCCTGGGGGTGCGAAGGTCATCAGATCGTCGCCCTGATTGCGATGAAGCACCTGCAGCCGCAGGTCGCCGGACAGGTGAATGCGATTCTCGCGACGGCGCCGGTCAACTCCGCTCTTCGCCGCTATTGCCGCAATCTCGGCCTGCCTCCAATCGCCGATGCGGCCACCTGGGCCGACGATTATCGGGCTGAGCAGCCCGATACCGGTCCTCTGCACTACGTCAATATTCCTTTGAACGTCACGCGCGACAAATACGACGTGTCGCAAATGTGCCAATCGGGCTGCGTGATCGATGCGATCAATAAGTACGTTCAGCAGCTCAAAACCAGCAAGGATGCCGCCGCCCGTGGCGACGCTCTGCGCTTTGTCATTCACCTGGTCGGCGACATTCATCAGCCGCTCCACGATGAAGACAACAGCGACGAAGGCGGAAATTGTGTGCCGGTTGCCTTCGAAGATGAGGCGCCGCGCCTTACGAGCCCGCAGCGCGAAGACTACTTCCCGAATCTGCACTCGGTTTGGGATACCGGTCTTCTCGAGAGCCTCCTTGACGATCACGACATGACGGTCGAGGAGTTCGCCGACTTTATCGACATCCGCTATCACTCCCGAGCTCCTCGGTGGAACGTCGGTCAGCCAATCGATTGGGCCTGGGAGGGACACGACGCTGCCGTCACCGCCTACCGTGCTCTGCCTGCTTTCATTCCCCGTGAGCCCGGAAACAAAGTCAGTTCATGCGCCGACAACCACATCGGCAAGCGCATGGCCGACCTGCATATTGATTTGGGTGCCCGGTACGACGATGTGTCGCATCCGATTGTCGAAGAACAGCTTGCGAAAGCAGGCGTGCGCTTGGCGACGCTGCTCAACTCCGCTCTGGGAAGTGGCCGCTGA
- the hpnH gene encoding adenosyl-hopene transferase HpnH produces the protein MPGPISQMWTVSTYVLKQKLKGRKRYPLVLMLEPLFRCNLACAGCGKIQYPAHILKQQLTPEECFRAVDECGAPVVSIPGGEPLMHSEIDKIVEGLVSRKKYIYLCTNALLLKEKLDLFKPSKYLTFSVHIDGQREHHDFSVCREGGYDIAVEGIREAIRRGFRITTNTTLFDGADPNSVRSHFDEMMKLGVESMMLSPGYSYDKAPDQKHFLGRARTRRLFRAILSNRKKSWRFNQSPLFLEFLMGKQQYSCTPWGMPTFNIFGWQKPCYLLQDGYADTFQELMEATEWHMYGTESGNPRCANCMVHSGYEVSAVDHTFSSLRGFLQTIRATFASHKDEGALKLLNDPVRPVHAFNPLVQIETNSEQLTRS, from the coding sequence TTGCCGGGACCAATCTCACAAATGTGGACGGTATCGACTTACGTCCTTAAGCAGAAGCTGAAAGGACGCAAGCGCTATCCGCTCGTGCTCATGCTCGAACCCCTCTTCCGCTGCAACCTGGCGTGCGCCGGATGCGGCAAGATCCAGTACCCCGCTCACATCCTCAAACAGCAGCTCACGCCGGAAGAATGCTTCCGTGCCGTTGACGAATGCGGCGCGCCGGTGGTCAGCATCCCGGGCGGCGAACCGCTCATGCATTCCGAGATCGATAAGATCGTGGAAGGCTTGGTCTCGCGCAAGAAGTACATTTACCTCTGCACCAACGCGCTGCTGCTCAAAGAGAAGCTCGATCTGTTCAAGCCCAGTAAGTACCTGACCTTCTCGGTTCACATCGATGGTCAACGCGAGCACCACGATTTTTCCGTCTGCCGCGAAGGTGGATACGACATAGCAGTCGAAGGCATTCGCGAAGCGATCCGTCGCGGCTTCCGCATCACAACCAACACGACGCTGTTCGACGGCGCTGATCCCAACAGCGTGCGTTCGCACTTCGACGAAATGATGAAGCTTGGCGTGGAGAGCATGATGCTCTCGCCGGGCTATTCGTACGACAAGGCACCGGACCAGAAGCACTTTCTCGGACGTGCCCGCACACGCCGGCTTTTCCGCGCCATCTTGTCTAATCGCAAGAAGAGTTGGCGGTTTAATCAGTCGCCCCTATTTCTTGAATTCCTGATGGGCAAGCAACAGTATTCATGCACACCGTGGGGCATGCCAACGTTCAACATCTTCGGCTGGCAGAAGCCTTGCTATCTGTTACAAGACGGATACGCCGACACGTTCCAGGAGTTGATGGAAGCAACCGAGTGGCACATGTACGGTACCGAATCGGGAAATCCGCGCTGCGCGAACTGCATGGTGCATAGCGGCTACGAGGTTTCGGCAGTCGATCACACGTTCAGCTCACTGCGCGGATTCCTGCAGACCATCCGCGCGACTTTTGCGAGCCATAAGGACGAAGGCGCGCTGAAACTGCTGAACGATCCAGTGCGGCCGGTGCACGCGTTTAATCCGCTGGTACAGATTGAGACAAACAGCGAACAACTCACCCGGAGTTAA